Part of the Bacillus sp. THAF10 genome is shown below.
CTAGAGATTCCGTTTCCACTTCAATTTTGATCATGTGACCAACTTTTGAACGAACTAGCCTGAGAGCTTCCGTAATGGAACCTGCAAATTCGATATGATTATCTTTAATCATCACCCCGTCATAAAGGCCAAAGCGATGATTTGATCCGCCTCCACAGGTGACAGCATATTTTTCTAGCATTCGAAGCCCAGGTGTGGTTTTTCTTGTATCACAGACCTTCGTTGTATCACAATTTAAAGTCGCAATCGCTTCTTTAGTTAACGACGCAATTCCGCTTAAGCGCTGAATGAGGTTTAAGGCTACTCGTTCTGCTCCAAGCAACGCTTTCATTTGTCCCTTTACCTTTGCAATGCTTTCTCCACGTTCTACCCATTCCCCGTCTTTTTTGAATAACGTGATCTCTGAAGTGGAGTCAAAGAGCCTAAAGGAGGAGGAGATGATTTGCTCTCCCACAAACACCCCAGATTCTTTAGCCATGAATGTCCCTTCTCCTCTATCCTCACAGGTAAATAATGCTTCTGATGTAAGGTCTCTTTCTCCGATATCTTCTTTATAAAAATGACGCAGCATCTCTTCTAGCATAATGATGTTCAACACCGTTTCTCTCCCCTCTGTCCTCCTGCACTTGATGAATAATTCTTTGCTGTTTCCAGCTTTCTTTTGCTAGTGGATAATCTGATCTGTAATGTGCTCCTCTGCTTTCCTCTCTTTCTAAAGCTGCAAGGGTAATGAGGTAGCACAAATGGAGCATATGGATGATTTCTATTTGTTCTAAGGGAAGTTTGGAGCAAATTAATTCTACTCCTTCCCAATAAGGTGTAAACGTTCCAAGCCAGCGCTTAAGTGTCAGCAAGCCCTCTTCATTCCTAACAATACCTGCATACTGCATCATCATATGTTGGATTTCAGACTTATTCGGAAGAGGAACCATTCGTTTATGCCAAATGTCGTTGTTCTCACCTTTTACTTTTGGAGTGTGTTGCCATTTCTTTTCGCTTGATTGGCTCGATTGCAAATGGTCTGCTAACGTTTTGGAAAAGACAATGGTTTCTAGTAGGGAATTACTAGCAAGTCGATTTGCCCCATGCACCCCATTGCACGCCGCCTCCCCTACTGCAAATAGTTGTGGAAGGGAGGTTTCGCCATTGATGGTGGTTTGAATCCCACCCATATAAAAGTGAGCACCTGGAACAACCGGTATCCGTTTATTTTTCAAAGAAATACCATACTTCTGACAAAGTGCGGTGATCGCCGGGAAACGTTGCTCAAAGTTTGTTAAAGTCTCTATATTTAAGAAAACATGCTCGCCATTTTCCAACTCATAAAAAATAGCCCTAGATACAACATCTCTCGGAGCTAAATCCTTTAATGGATGAATTCCGTCCATAAACCGTTCGCCTTTACTATTTTCAAGAAAGGCTCCTTCTCCTCTGACAGCCTCGGAAACAAGTCCGACTGCCTTCCCATCTTTCGAGAGCATGGTTGGATGAAACTGCATAAATTCAAGATCTGCTAGTGCCGCACCCGCCATATAGGCTAGAGATAAAGCCATCCCTGTGATGCTTGCATTGTTGGAGGTATAAGGATACAACGCACCTGCTCCACCTGTAGCCAATACCACAGATTTTGCCCGATACTCTTTTCTCTGCCCTAGGTTATTCATCGTTTGAACGCCAACACAAACCCCTTTTTCTGTTAGAATCTTGATAACGGTTTCATGTTCCACAATCGTGACTTTGTCTGATAAGGTCGATTGCAGCCATTCCATGAGAATTTTTCCTGTTTGGTCCCCACCAGCGTGAAGAATTCTTCGTTTAGAATGAGCCCCTTCCATCCCTAGGGATAAAATTCCTTGTTTATCTTTATCAAATTCCATCCCTTGTTGAATGATTTCTAGTAGCAGCTCAGGCCCCAGCTTTGTGAGAGCTTCCACCGCTTTTTCGTTATTATGGTAGCAGCCAGCCATGAGTGTATCTTCATAGTGAAGCTGCCAAGAATCAGTATGTTCGATTGCACAAGCAACCCCGCCTTGTGCAAGAAAAGAATTATTATCGCTTTTACTCGACTTTGTGAAAATAATCACATTCATTTGCTCACTAGAATAATTTGCGGTCAATAAAGCGGAAAGTCCACTTCCGACTACAATGACATCCGGCTTTTGTGTAGACACAAAAAAACCTCCTGTATACATAAGTGTCTTGACACCTATATTTACATATTTTTATACTTATGACAAGAGTTTTTTACAGATTGAAAGTTTACCAGCTTTCACTTCTGAATCAGGAAGGAGATTTTCGAATGATTTATTTAGATTATGCTGCCACCACTCCTATGTCGAAAGAAGCACTTGACGTGTATCAGCAGGTAGCAACAACCTACTATGCTAACAGCAGCAGTTTGCATGATAGTGGCAGTAAATCCTCTCAACTTCTAGAAACGTGCCGTAGTGAATTTGCCAGAATGATTTCCGGTAAAAAAGAGGGGGTCTATTTTACAAGTGGAGGCAGCGAAGCAAACTATCTTGCCATCCGATCCCTATTAAAAGGAAATAATCAAAAAGGCAAGCATATCATCAGTACGGGAGTGGAACACTCGTCCATCCATCATTTACTTGAGGCATTAAAAAAAGATGGCTATGAAATTAGCTTTCTTCCGCTTGATCAACATGGACTAATCTCCCTCACTCACTTAAAAAAAGTCATTCGTAAGGATACTTGTCTTGTTTCCGTTCACTGTATAAATTCTGAAACGGGAATCATTCAGCCTCTTGAAGCAATTGGAAAGATCCTAGAACAGGAAAATATCCTCTTTCATAGCGATTGTGTGCAGGCTTTTGGTAAAATACCAATAGATGTGGAAAAATGGAAGCTAACAAGTCTCTCTGTTTCTTCTCACAAGCTTTATGGTCCTAAAGGGGTCGGGGCATTATACATCGCCCCAGAAGCTTCGTGGAGGCCGGTTTATGAAGGAACTACTCATGAAAAGGGCATGCGTCCTGGAACCGTTGATATTCCAGGAATTGCAGCATTCCTTACTGCTGCCCAACAGGCTGAACAAACAAGAGAGGAACGACAACAAATTTATAAAGCACTAAGGAGTTCTTTTTCTAAAAAGCTTAAAGAGCTAGGTTTGCCTATAGAAATAGAAGGAGAGCAAGGGAAGAGCTTGCCACAAATTATTGGGCTAAGAATTCCTGGTATGGAAGGACAGCATGTCATGTTAGAATGCAACCGAAAAGGCATCGCCATTTCTACAGGAAGTGCCTGTCAGGTAGGCACACAATCTCCTTCAAGAACGATGCTGGCAACTGGAAAAACACCAAACCAAGCAAGAGAATTTATTCGGGTCTCCTTTGGCAAAGATACAACCATAACGGATTTGGAAGCACTTGTCCTTGCGTTTAAGGAAATCCTGGAAGATTGGATGAAAAGGAGCGGCTAAGAGATGAATCAAGATAAAAAAGTACTAGGAGAAGAACGGAGAAACCTGCTCCTGCAATGGCTACAAAATGAGGATAAACCCTTAACAGGCGGGGAACTTGCATCCCGGACAAATGTCAGTAGACAGGTGATTGTCCAGGACATTTCTCTGTTAAAAGCAAAAAACGAGCCAATCATGGCAACAAGCCAAGGCTATGTCTATATGAAGCCTTACGGGGAAACAATTAAGAAGGATAGAATCATTGTTTCCTACCATGAACCTCAACAAACGGAGGAAGAGCTGTACATACTAGTCGATCATGGAGTGACTGTGAAGGATGTACGCATTGAGCATCCTGTTTATGGGGATTTAAATGCTTCTGTGATGGTGAGCACCAGGGCGGAAGTAGATGCCTTCATTCGAAAAATTAAACAAACAAATGCCTCCTATCTTTCCCAGCTGACCGATGGAACACACCTTCATACAATTGAAGCAGATTCTGTTGAAAAGCTAGATGCTGCATGTGCAGCTTTAAAAGAGGCTGGCATGATTGTAGAATAGAAGAAGGATGAACCTGACGCAAGGTTCATCCTTTTTATTGGCTGTTTTCGCATACTTTGTTGCTACTGCGTATAGTTAAGACTTCCGTAATCAACGTTGCTGTCGAGTTTCAGCAACCATTCTTTAGAAAAGAGCCTGCTTATTTTATGATATAGCTAGAATATTTTCCTAAAACCTTGACAGAACAGCCTAACGCCTCGAGCTCCTCCATTGCTGGTGGCAGAAGCGGATGATCCACTTTTTCGTTCACATCAATAATGAAGAAATAGTTGCCAAGGCCCGTTTTCATCGGACGAGATTCGATTTTTGAGAGATTTAGCTTTCTCCAAGCAAAGACGGAAAGTACTTGATGTAGTGCACCAGAATGGTCAGTTGGAAGTGTCACCATCATGGTCGTTTTCTCTCCAGCACTCTTGTACGTCTCACTAGCGATACTCGCTGTTTCGTCTTTATGCAAGACAATAAACTTTGTATGATTGTTATCGTAATCATGAACGTTTTCCTGTAATACCGCAAGCTTGTACTCTTTTGCAGCAAGGGAATTCGCAATGCACGCTGCCTTTTTAGAAAGTCGGTGTTCGGCAATGAGCTTTGCCGCAGCAGCAGTAGAAGAAGTCGTTTCATACACCGCATTTGGATAGGTTTTATGTAAATATTTATGGCACTGTGCTATCGCATGAGAATGAGAATAGATGACCTCTATTTCTCCTCCCTTTTTCAGTAAATCTGGATGCACTAAAAGATGCTGACTAATTGGGATGGTAAGCTCTCCGATAATCGGTAATGGGCAGTCATGAATTAAATAATCTAATGTGACATTTACAGATCCCTCAATTGCGTTTTCAAGAGGCACAACGGCGGCCTCTACCTTCCCCTCCATAACCGCATCCATACACTCGGGAATGGTGGCAAAAGCCTTTTTCTTGCTGGAAGGAAAAAACTTCGATACTGCCATATCTGTAAATGTAGCAACTGGCCCTAAAAATCCAATCTGTGATGGTGTCATACTCTCTTCTCTCCTGTCTATACTATGCTCCTTTGAGAATAGGTTAAGCTCCTGTTCCCAATATCTCTACTTTATCTACAAATTCTAAGCGCTTTAACATGGAAAGTAAAGTGTGAATATCTCCCTTTAAGCCCGACATATCCAAGGAAAGTGTTACATTCGCCTTCCCCTGAAGTGGAATCGTTTGGTGTATGGTGAGCACATTACAGCCTTGTGAGGCAACAGTTGCAAGCAGCTGAGACAGTGCACCTGTTTGGTCCTCTAAGTGGAAAAAGAGGGTCATAATTTTTTCTTTTACCATTGTATGAAACGGAAAGACCGTATCGCGATACTTATAAAATGCACTCCTACTTAAATCCACTCGTTGGACTGCTTCGGCAATGGAATCTGCTTTTCCACGGGCAATCATTTCTTTTACCTCTAACGACTTTTTCATCGCTTCAGGTAGCACATCTTCGCGCACTAAAAAGAACTTCTCCTCTAACATCGACCATCTCTCCTTGTAAGGTTAGACTACTTGTATGTAAAGAAGAGAGGATAAACTAAATTATCCCCTCTGTGTGATTTTATTCTATTCAACAAATTCAAATTCATATTTCTGTAGACGTACGATGTCTCCATCCTTCGCACCACGTGCACGTAAAGCTTCGTCTACACCCATACCACGAAGCTGACGGGCAAAGCGTCTAATGGACTCTTCATGGTTAAAGTTTGTCATCACAAACAGTTTTTCAAGCTTTTCACCTGAAAGGACATAAGCCCCGTCTGGATCTCTTGTAATTCTGAAGTCCAGTTCTTCTTTTTCATGCTTGTATACCACGCGTTGTTCAATTGCTTCCTCTTCATATAAAGGATATTCCGGTGCATGCTCCAGTTCATCAGCTACGGCAAAAAGAAGATCACGAAGACCGCTTCTTGTGAGTGCAGATATTGGGAAGACTTTCACATCTTCGCCAACCTGTGCTTTAAACTTCTCCAGGTTTTCTTCAGAATCCGGCATATCCATTTTGTTAGCAACAACTATTTGGGCACGCTCCGTTAAGCGGAGATTATACTCCTTTAACTCTTGATTGATGGTGACAAAATCGTCGTAAGGATCACGCCCCTCAAGTCCTCCCATATCAACCACATGTAAAATAACCCTAGTGCGTTCAATATGACGGAGGAATTGATGACCAAGTCCAATCCCTTCATGTGCTCCTTCAATCAATCCAGGTAGATCTGCCATAACAAAGCTGCGGCCGTCTTCTGTTTCGACCACTCCAAGGTTTGGAACGATGGTCGTAAAATGATATTCTGCAATTTTTGGTTTTGCTGCAGAAACGACAGATAGAAGCGTGGATTTTCCTACACTTGGAAATCCAACAAGTCCAACATCTGCTAGCACCTTCAGCTCAAGAATAACATAGCGCTCTTGTCCAGGCTCTCCGTTTTCGGAAATCTCTGGAGCAGGATTTCTTGGTGTAGCGAAACGGGTATTCCCACGTCCCCCACGTCCACCTTTGGCAACAACGAATTGCTGTCCATGCTCTGTTAAATCAGCAAGAGTTTCTTTTGTATCATCATCCATGACAACCGTTCCCGGTGGTACTTTTACAATCATGCTTTCCGAGTTTCTACCATGTTGGTTTTTGGACATACCATGCTCGCCACGGTTAGCTTTAAAGTGACGCTTATAGCGGAAGTCCATAAGGGTACGAAGGCCTTCATCAACTTGAAGAATAACATTTGCTCCGTTTCCGCCATCCCCACCAGCTGGCCCGCCATCTGGTACATACTTTTCACGACGGAATGCTACCATTCCATTTCCGCCGTCTCCACCTTTTACGTATATTTTGACCTGATCAACAAACATTGTTTATTCACTCCGATATCATAAAAAGACAAGGTTCTGTCTTTTATGTTCATTTTTATCGCATCATGGCAACTGCAATGATACTTGAATGGTACTTTCTTCTTTGCCAACTTCGGCTTGATTAACCGTAAAGCCTGCTGGCTGATTTTCGAGCCACTCTTTAATATAGCTTGTCTTTTCTAGTATTCCATTTATATCAAAAAAGAAACGAACTTCCCATTCTTCCATGTGCAAACTTAAAAACACATGGTTGTCATTTTTTTTATCTACAGATTGTTCAAGCCTAGAAAAAAAGGATGTAATCCATTCAAAAAGGATATTGTCCTTTTTAGACAGTACAACAGGATGTCCGATTACTTCATATTCCATAGAGAATAAGCGTGGCTCCCAGTGATAGGTGATTAACGATTCTGCAAACGCCGGAGCCTGTAAATTGGTAAGACTTGATTCATGATTTGCCTCTAGTACAATTTCATCGATCAAATTATTTACTCGCTCAAAGCGCCCTAATGACAGATTGGCCTTTATCAATTGCAGCCGATTAAGCCAATCATGTCTGGAATGACGAAGAACTTCCAACGTTTCTCTTTTTCTCATGTATACCGTTCTCCTAGCTCTGCTTTTTATTCTCGTGCCGTTCCTGCTCAATATGTCGATTATAGCATAGAAATGGCGAGAGAGGGTGAAAGAAGGCTTGTTGCCGAACACCAAGTGAAAAAATTGTCAATATTTCTGTATACCCTTTCCTCAACAAAAAAACCCTAACCTACAACATAGGCTAGGGCATGTGCATAAGATTATGCTTCTTGTGCAACAGGATATACGCTTACTTGCTTGCGGTCACGGCCTAAACGCTCGAAACGAACGATTCCGTCAACCTTCGCGAACAATGTGTCGTCTCCACCACGTCCAACGTTTGCACCTGGGTAAATTTTCGTACCGCGTTGACGGTATAAAATAGAACCACCAGTAACCATTTGGCCGTCTGCACGCTTAGCGCCAAGACGTTTCGCGATAGAGTCACGTCCGTTTTTAGTACTACCTACTCCCTTTTTGGAAGCAAAGAACTGAAGATCTAATCTTAACATGTATTCCACCTCCTAGTTAGAAATGGTTATATAATTTCCATAATCACGTTCTATCGTCTGTAAAGACACTACCATACCTTCCAGTAGCAGTTGTACTTTCTCAAATGTTGATTCGTCCAAATCGGAAGGAACCGAACAGCGGAGAAACCCGTCTGCTCCTTGCTCTATATCAGGAGTTACGTTACAAAGTGAGATAACGGCGTTAACAGCTCCAAAGGAAACTGCGGAAACACCGGCACAAACAATGTCGGCACCTTTTTTCGCAAAGTTTGCATGTCCAGTTATGGTAAACGAATGGATCAATTGCTGATCGTCTCGTTTAATTGTTACTTTAATCATTACATCACCTTAAGCTTACAGGTTGATTGCATCAACAACAAGCTTTGTGTAAGGTTGACGATGACCTTGCTTTTTGCGGTAGTTTTTCTTCGCTTTGTACTTGAAGACTGTAAGCTTCTTCGCACGGCCTTGCTTTTCAACTTTCGCTGTTACAGTTGCTCCAGCTACTAGTGGGCTACCAACTTTAACATCGTTGCCACCTACGAAAAGAACCTTGTCAAAAGTTACTACATCTCCGTTCGCACCATCAAGCTTTTCCACATAGATCGTTTGACCTGCTTCAACCTTGATTTGCTTACCACCTGTTTCAATAATTGCGTACATACTATTGCACCTCCTATAGTTAACTCAGACTCGCCAGTGTCAGGTATATGTACGATATACGTCATATTTTCAATAAACCTGGACTGAGCGGTTGTAGCACGGGTGCTACAAACTAACAAAGAACATCTTAGCATACTATAAACGTTGGTGTCAATAAGGTTATAGCGATTTT
Proteins encoded:
- the obgE gene encoding GTPase ObgE, with protein sequence MFVDQVKIYVKGGDGGNGMVAFRREKYVPDGGPAGGDGGNGANVILQVDEGLRTLMDFRYKRHFKANRGEHGMSKNQHGRNSESMIVKVPPGTVVMDDDTKETLADLTEHGQQFVVAKGGRGGRGNTRFATPRNPAPEISENGEPGQERYVILELKVLADVGLVGFPSVGKSTLLSVVSAAKPKIAEYHFTTIVPNLGVVETEDGRSFVMADLPGLIEGAHEGIGLGHQFLRHIERTRVILHVVDMGGLEGRDPYDDFVTINQELKEYNLRLTERAQIVVANKMDMPDSEENLEKFKAQVGEDVKVFPISALTRSGLRDLLFAVADELEHAPEYPLYEEEAIEQRVVYKHEKEELDFRITRDPDGAYVLSGEKLEKLFVMTNFNHEESIRRFARQLRGMGVDEALRARGAKDGDIVRLQKYEFEFVE
- a CDS encoding IscS subfamily cysteine desulfurase, whose product is MIYLDYAATTPMSKEALDVYQQVATTYYANSSSLHDSGSKSSQLLETCRSEFARMISGKKEGVYFTSGGSEANYLAIRSLLKGNNQKGKHIISTGVEHSSIHHLLEALKKDGYEISFLPLDQHGLISLTHLKKVIRKDTCLVSVHCINSETGIIQPLEAIGKILEQENILFHSDCVQAFGKIPIDVEKWKLTSLSVSSHKLYGPKGVGALYIAPEASWRPVYEGTTHEKGMRPGTVDIPGIAAFLTAAQQAEQTREERQQIYKALRSSFSKKLKELGLPIEIEGEQGKSLPQIIGLRIPGMEGQHVMLECNRKGIAISTGSACQVGTQSPSRTMLATGKTPNQAREFIRVSFGKDTTITDLEALVLAFKEILEDWMKRSG
- a CDS encoding transcription repressor NadR, which encodes MNQDKKVLGEERRNLLLQWLQNEDKPLTGGELASRTNVSRQVIVQDISLLKAKNEPIMATSQGYVYMKPYGETIKKDRIIVSYHEPQQTEEELYILVDHGVTVKDVRIEHPVYGDLNASVMVSTRAEVDAFIRKIKQTNASYLSQLTDGTHLHTIEADSVEKLDAACAALKEAGMIVE
- a CDS encoding ribosomal-processing cysteine protease Prp; the encoded protein is MIKVTIKRDDQQLIHSFTITGHANFAKKGADIVCAGVSAVSFGAVNAVISLCNVTPDIEQGADGFLRCSVPSDLDESTFEKVQLLLEGMVVSLQTIERDYGNYITISN
- the rplU gene encoding 50S ribosomal protein L21, translating into MYAIIETGGKQIKVEAGQTIYVEKLDGANGDVVTFDKVLFVGGNDVKVGSPLVAGATVTAKVEKQGRAKKLTVFKYKAKKNYRKKQGHRQPYTKLVVDAINL
- the nadC gene encoding carboxylating nicotinate-nucleotide diphosphorylase; translated protein: MNIIMLEEMLRHFYKEDIGERDLTSEALFTCEDRGEGTFMAKESGVFVGEQIISSSFRLFDSTSEITLFKKDGEWVERGESIAKVKGQMKALLGAERVALNLIQRLSGIASLTKEAIATLNCDTTKVCDTRKTTPGLRMLEKYAVTCGGGSNHRFGLYDGVMIKDNHIEFAGSITEALRLVRSKVGHMIKIEVETESLDQVREAVAAGADIIMFDNRTPQEIIELITHVPDCIITEASGGITLANIADYRNTGVDYISLGFLTHSVKSLDISFNVGTKGV
- the rpmA gene encoding 50S ribosomal protein L27, encoding MLRLDLQFFASKKGVGSTKNGRDSIAKRLGAKRADGQMVTGGSILYRQRGTKIYPGANVGRGGDDTLFAKVDGIVRFERLGRDRKQVSVYPVAQEA
- a CDS encoding ACT domain-containing protein, with translation MLEEKFFLVREDVLPEAMKKSLEVKEMIARGKADSIAEAVQRVDLSRSAFYKYRDTVFPFHTMVKEKIMTLFFHLEDQTGALSQLLATVASQGCNVLTIHQTIPLQGKANVTLSLDMSGLKGDIHTLLSMLKRLEFVDKVEILGTGA
- the pheA gene encoding prephenate dehydratase, whose translation is MTPSQIGFLGPVATFTDMAVSKFFPSSKKKAFATIPECMDAVMEGKVEAAVVPLENAIEGSVNVTLDYLIHDCPLPIIGELTIPISQHLLVHPDLLKKGGEIEVIYSHSHAIAQCHKYLHKTYPNAVYETTSSTAAAAKLIAEHRLSKKAACIANSLAAKEYKLAVLQENVHDYDNNHTKFIVLHKDETASIASETYKSAGEKTTMMVTLPTDHSGALHQVLSVFAWRKLNLSKIESRPMKTGLGNYFFIIDVNEKVDHPLLPPAMEELEALGCSVKVLGKYSSYIIK
- the nadB gene encoding L-aspartate oxidase; the protein is MSTQKPDVIVVGSGLSALLTANYSSEQMNVIIFTKSSKSDNNSFLAQGGVACAIEHTDSWQLHYEDTLMAGCYHNNEKAVEALTKLGPELLLEIIQQGMEFDKDKQGILSLGMEGAHSKRRILHAGGDQTGKILMEWLQSTLSDKVTIVEHETVIKILTEKGVCVGVQTMNNLGQRKEYRAKSVVLATGGAGALYPYTSNNASITGMALSLAYMAGAALADLEFMQFHPTMLSKDGKAVGLVSEAVRGEGAFLENSKGERFMDGIHPLKDLAPRDVVSRAIFYELENGEHVFLNIETLTNFEQRFPAITALCQKYGISLKNKRIPVVPGAHFYMGGIQTTINGETSLPQLFAVGEAACNGVHGANRLASNSLLETIVFSKTLADHLQSSQSSEKKWQHTPKVKGENNDIWHKRMVPLPNKSEIQHMMMQYAGIVRNEEGLLTLKRWLGTFTPYWEGVELICSKLPLEQIEIIHMLHLCYLITLAALEREESRGAHYRSDYPLAKESWKQQRIIHQVQEDRGERNGVEHHYARRDAASFL
- a CDS encoding Spo0B C-terminal domain-containing protein codes for the protein MRKRETLEVLRHSRHDWLNRLQLIKANLSLGRFERVNNLIDEIVLEANHESSLTNLQAPAFAESLITYHWEPRLFSMEYEVIGHPVVLSKKDNILFEWITSFFSRLEQSVDKKNDNHVFLSLHMEEWEVRFFFDINGILEKTSYIKEWLENQPAGFTVNQAEVGKEESTIQVSLQLP